From a region of the Candidatus Scalindua japonica genome:
- a CDS encoding AAA family ATPase produces the protein MSIPRIMISGTHSGVGKTSVTLAILAGLTRAGLRVRAYKVGPDYIDPSYHTVATNRASHNLDEWMMGKDACQWLFEKTSQDCDIAVIEGVMGLFDGVSPTADEGSSAALAKLLKIPVILVVDAGKMARSTAAMIKGYQTLDPDIHICGVILNKVAGESHLKLLTEAVEAYNRIPVLGTRF, from the coding sequence ATGAGTATACCTCGAATCATGATTAGCGGAACGCACAGCGGCGTAGGAAAAACATCAGTTACACTGGCTATTTTGGCTGGATTAACCAGAGCAGGCTTACGTGTCAGAGCTTATAAAGTAGGCCCTGATTATATTGATCCGAGTTATCACACGGTTGCGACAAACCGAGCGTCTCATAACCTGGATGAATGGATGATGGGTAAAGATGCATGTCAATGGTTGTTTGAAAAGACATCCCAGGATTGTGACATTGCCGTTATTGAGGGTGTCATGGGTCTGTTTGACGGTGTTTCACCAACGGCCGACGAAGGCAGCAGCGCAGCCCTCGCCAAATTACTAAAGATTCCAGTTATTCTTGTCGTAGACGCTGGTAAAATGGCACGCTCAACTGCTGCCATGATCAAAGGCTATCAAACACTGGATCCGGATATTCACATCTGTGGCGTGATTCTTAATAAAGTTGCCGGGGAGAGCCATCTGAAGTTGCTAACCGAAGCTGTTGAAGCATATAATCGTATTCCGGTATTGGGTACTCGTTTTTAA